The following proteins are co-located in the Candidatus Methanogranum gryphiswaldense genome:
- the modA gene encoding molybdate ABC transporter substrate-binding protein — protein MEKKKIMAFVAVAVIVVAAIGIGAYALSKDNDKDSVEVKLLVAASMTDTMNELMDTYVSETGESVSFTASYGSSGTLVTQLDSMPNDGDILLTASLSTMKTADTNGDITEYVYYLTNDLVIICLAENADEFEAAFAEEGFAAFADSEIFSSDDTVAFGGAGVPAGTYTRTGLSNTYVDGTALFSGDVKTTEGYSDLIVPQINNCSDVRAVLSAVETGSAVVGVVYATDASISEEEVTVLYTATTAEIGQVIYCLGLVNNTNSSAELEAAEKFYVWLQDSDTAKEILLEYGWTIYSS, from the coding sequence ATGGAAAAAAAGAAGATCATGGCTTTTGTCGCAGTAGCGGTGATTGTCGTTGCCGCGATAGGTATCGGGGCCTATGCGTTGAGCAAGGACAACGATAAGGACAGTGTTGAGGTCAAGTTATTGGTAGCTGCCAGTATGACGGACACCATGAATGAATTGATGGATACATATGTTTCCGAGACTGGTGAAAGTGTCAGTTTCACAGCTTCATACGGATCATCTGGAACATTGGTCACTCAATTGGATAGTATGCCGAATGACGGGGATATCTTGTTAACTGCCAGTTTAAGTACAATGAAAACCGCGGACACCAATGGGGACATAACTGAGTATGTTTACTATCTGACAAATGATCTTGTGATCATATGTTTGGCGGAGAACGCTGACGAGTTCGAAGCTGCATTCGCAGAGGAAGGATTCGCGGCATTTGCTGACAGTGAAATATTCTCATCCGATGATACAGTTGCATTCGGCGGTGCGGGAGTGCCAGCCGGTACATATACACGTACGGGTCTGTCCAATACTTATGTGGATGGCACTGCATTGTTCAGTGGGGACGTCAAGACAACTGAAGGATATTCTGATCTTATAGTACCTCAGATCAACAACTGTTCTGATGTAAGGGCGGTACTGTCCGCTGTTGAAACAGGTTCTGCTGTGGTCGGTGTGGTATATGCCACAGATGCATCAATTTCTGAAGAAGAGGTTACGGTCCTTTATACTGCGACCACTGCTGAGATAGGACAGGTAATCTATTGTCTGGGACTTGTCAACAATACGAACAGCAGTGCAGAATTGGAAGCAGCTGAAAAGTTCTATGTTTGGTTACAGGATAGCGATACAGCGAAAGAGATCCTTTTGGAGTACGGCTGGACCATCTATAGTAGTTGA
- the modB gene encoding molybdate ABC transporter permease subunit, whose amino-acid sequence MDWLITNWSPFWISLKVAGLATIFAVVTGILAAWLVNRVNRGKAILDAIFILPLILPPTVLGFLILETVSIHSPIGVFFLDIGIKFTMDWKGAVLASTIVAFPLMYRSVRGSLEAFDDNILNAGRTLGMSERSMFISVILPNIVPGIVAGSILAFARALGEFGATIMVAGNIINKTQTMSIAVWSAYSGGNMELAYNWVIVLIAISFIVIVLMNWITYRQKKLIRGK is encoded by the coding sequence ATGGACTGGTTAATTACGAATTGGTCGCCTTTCTGGATATCTTTGAAGGTCGCTGGTCTGGCCACAATATTCGCAGTCGTGACCGGCATATTGGCGGCCTGGTTAGTGAACAGGGTAAACAGAGGTAAGGCCATACTTGATGCAATATTCATATTGCCTTTGATACTTCCGCCGACAGTCCTAGGGTTCCTTATTTTGGAAACAGTATCCATACACAGTCCGATAGGAGTTTTCTTTCTCGATATAGGTATAAAGTTTACAATGGATTGGAAAGGTGCGGTGTTGGCATCCACGATCGTTGCTTTTCCGCTGATGTATCGTTCTGTAAGAGGGTCTTTGGAGGCCTTCGATGATAACATACTCAATGCAGGAAGGACATTGGGCATGTCGGAAAGATCGATGTTCATATCGGTCATACTGCCTAATATTGTTCCTGGAATCGTTGCCGGTTCGATATTGGCATTCGCGAGAGCGTTGGGTGAGTTCGGTGCCACAATCATGGTGGCAGGAAATATAATCAACAAGACCCAGACAATGTCTATTGCCGTATGGTCCGCCTATTCTGGAGGGAATATGGAATTGGCATATAATTGGGTCATAGTGTTGATAGCGATATCTTTCATTGTGATAGTATTGATGAATTGGATAACTTACAGACAAAAAAAGCTCATTCGGGGGAAATAA
- a CDS encoding ATP-binding cassette domain-containing protein translates to MSLYVRIKKKLGNFDMDLEFTTDNETVALLGESGSGKSMTLKCIAGIEKPDEGMIILNDRVLFDSEKNIDLPPRKRKVGILFQNYALFPNMTVEQNIGVAMKGRSDEEKKKKVAEMVETFCLQGLEKKRPLQLSGGQQQRVATARMLASEPDIIMLDEPFSALDSHLRWKLEMQLTEDLSRFEGTVILVSHNRDEAYRMSNKIIVIKDGICMAPMDKEQLFDDPHTVDAAVVSGCKNILPAVKIDDHHVKVTQWDLQFETEAHVPDDLDSVGIRSHYITENADGNKISCIVRKVIESPFEYSVILSVNSMFGSDNDKQNSLYWQIDKSHPAPAVGDNVLLYVPDNKILLLV, encoded by the coding sequence ATGTCGTTATATGTCAGGATAAAGAAGAAACTGGGCAATTTTGATATGGACCTGGAATTCACTACAGATAACGAGACAGTTGCATTATTGGGAGAGTCAGGGAGTGGCAAGAGCATGACCTTGAAATGCATAGCTGGAATAGAGAAGCCGGATGAGGGCATGATAATATTGAACGATCGTGTCCTTTTTGATTCTGAGAAGAATATAGATCTACCTCCGAGGAAGCGCAAGGTAGGGATACTTTTTCAGAATTATGCGCTTTTTCCGAATATGACCGTAGAGCAGAACATAGGTGTAGCGATGAAGGGGAGGTCCGATGAAGAAAAGAAGAAGAAGGTCGCTGAAATGGTCGAAACGTTCTGTCTTCAGGGTCTTGAAAAGAAGCGCCCGCTTCAATTATCAGGCGGTCAGCAGCAGAGGGTGGCTACAGCAAGGATGTTGGCATCGGAGCCGGACATAATAATGTTGGATGAACCGTTCTCTGCATTGGACAGTCATCTCAGATGGAAACTGGAGATGCAATTGACGGAAGATCTTTCCAGATTCGAAGGGACAGTGATATTGGTCTCTCACAACAGGGATGAGGCCTATAGGATGTCCAATAAGATAATCGTCATAAAGGACGGAATATGCATGGCACCCATGGACAAGGAACAATTGTTCGACGATCCCCATACCGTTGATGCAGCCGTGGTCTCCGGATGTAAGAATATATTGCCTGCTGTGAAGATCGATGATCATCATGTTAAGGTCACTCAATGGGATCTTCAATTTGAGACGGAAGCTCATGTTCCAGATGATCTGGATTCTGTAGGCATTCGTTCACATTATATAACGGAAAATGCGGATGGAAATAAGATCAGCTGTATCGTCCGTAAGGTGATAGAGAGTCCATTCGAATATTCAGTGATATTGTCTGTGAATTCTATGTTCGGATCTGATAACGATAAACAAAATTCATTGTATTGGCAGATAGACAAGTCTCATCCGGCACCGGCAGTGGGCGATAATGTTTTACTCTATGTTCCTGACAATAAGATACTACTGTTGGTTTGA
- a CDS encoding Fic family protein, with the protein MIIDYNNKIIEYSKYRVTDYPVKHKDKTPFNPSFRLNKKYRQVINQIRKDENILSEMILSDTDYRNLVISTYSNKVHWSVKIDGNDLPIQELNRLSMLFSRGMTEDESKNGEKHEIFNHMYSYFIKNEFNLPWSLSLIKMLHEMLFDNVGQAKDLKGFRTEESSFINKDGFEYFIACPPKRIEEELDGLLNWLKYSPFDELITSIIFFHEFESIHPFRSGNGRTSRTLFQILLQELGLKNSKLCMVEKELLKDTGTYYSLLIYTEATLDYCPLIMYISEALLRSYEETIIAFSEKDLRVKMDANMIFIVKKAKTIDEFSVTEATQWVSDLSEQSVRNKLNELVEMDILEKRGMTRSQRFRFKDPFRDLKTELDWESMQY; encoded by the coding sequence ATGATAATTGATTATAATAATAAAATAATAGAATATTCGAAGTACAGAGTAACTGACTATCCTGTAAAACATAAGGACAAGACACCCTTCAATCCATCTTTTCGTCTTAATAAGAAATACAGACAGGTTATAAACCAGATAAGGAAGGATGAGAACATCCTAAGCGAGATGATCTTGAGCGACACAGACTACCGCAATCTGGTCATTAGCACATACTCCAACAAGGTCCATTGGTCTGTGAAGATAGATGGCAACGACCTGCCGATACAAGAACTCAATCGCCTTTCGATGCTGTTCTCACGCGGAATGACCGAAGATGAAAGCAAGAACGGAGAGAAACACGAGATATTCAACCATATGTACTCATATTTCATTAAAAACGAGTTCAATCTCCCGTGGAGCCTATCTCTTATAAAGATGTTACATGAAATGCTCTTCGACAACGTCGGACAGGCAAAAGACCTGAAAGGATTCAGAACAGAAGAATCTTCTTTCATCAATAAGGATGGATTCGAATATTTTATCGCGTGTCCTCCCAAAAGGATCGAGGAGGAACTTGATGGCCTTCTAAACTGGCTCAAATATTCTCCTTTCGACGAACTGATAACCTCAATAATATTCTTCCATGAATTCGAGAGCATACATCCGTTCAGAAGCGGTAATGGAAGGACCAGCCGCACACTTTTCCAAATTTTGCTTCAGGAATTGGGCCTTAAGAACAGCAAACTCTGTATGGTGGAAAAAGAACTTTTGAAAGACACAGGAACATACTATTCCCTGCTCATCTACACAGAGGCAACATTGGATTACTGCCCCTTGATAATGTACATCTCAGAAGCTTTACTCAGATCGTACGAAGAAACTATCATCGCATTCTCTGAGAAGGACCTGAGGGTGAAGATGGATGCCAACATGATATTCATTGTAAAAAAGGCAAAAACGATCGACGAATTCTCTGTGACTGAGGCGACACAATGGGTCTCGGACCTGAGCGAACAATCAGTACGTAACAAACTCAACGAACTGGTGGAAATGGATATATTGGAAAAAAGAGGAATGACCAGATCACAGAGATTCAGATTCAAGGATCCATTCAGAGACTTAAAGACGGAACTTGATTGGGAATCGATGCAATATTAA
- a CDS encoding MFS transporter codes for MMISEESKKAVYRYRWVMFGILLAAYFFVYFHRMSINAVGTDMINDVGGGSKEYLSSIYFWTYAAMQIPSGIMADRLGPRKATTIFLAVATVGSFITCLATDFTMLVIGKIFIAAGLAVIYIPLMKIISVWYGKKDFPQLNGIVIAVGNVGALAAAAPLMYLADAVGWREVFLVLGLVTVVLCILCLVFIRDHPHDKGLPSLEDIEEDETGVRSEDRTDAKLPVVAGLLTVAKCGRIFWTLGIAYFLIYGTIMVFQGTTSIAYFKSDVYAFALAAWFITMLGVGKIISTIIIGRLTSRKIIKSKKNVMIFGTLMYALIWAVIWLFAGEFNSEPFWFTICTLFGFFSGFMTLSFTQVKEWFPVSISGTAISFMNVLLFLGAAVLTAVAGIVLHKVYVLSNYSTLWGIMFAASVVALLLVILSREKKDTDHMVTPVVMKKKSDV; via the coding sequence ATGATGATCTCAGAAGAATCCAAGAAAGCAGTTTACAGATACCGTTGGGTCATGTTCGGTATTTTACTTGCGGCATACTTCTTCGTGTATTTTCACAGGATGTCGATAAATGCCGTCGGTACCGATATGATCAACGATGTCGGAGGCGGTTCTAAAGAATATCTAAGTTCGATATACTTCTGGACATATGCTGCCATGCAGATCCCCAGTGGAATAATGGCCGATAGATTGGGTCCCAGGAAGGCCACCACTATATTCCTTGCCGTCGCCACCGTCGGGTCGTTCATAACTTGTTTGGCAACAGATTTCACGATGCTCGTCATCGGTAAGATATTCATAGCTGCTGGATTGGCAGTGATCTACATTCCGTTGATGAAAATAATTTCTGTTTGGTATGGTAAGAAGGATTTCCCCCAGTTGAATGGTATCGTCATTGCTGTTGGGAACGTCGGGGCATTGGCCGCTGCAGCACCTTTGATGTATCTCGCAGATGCAGTGGGGTGGAGAGAGGTCTTCTTGGTCTTGGGATTAGTGACTGTTGTTCTCTGCATACTCTGTCTGGTATTCATAAGGGACCATCCGCACGATAAGGGACTGCCAAGTCTTGAAGATATAGAAGAGGATGAGACAGGCGTACGCTCCGAAGACAGGACAGATGCTAAATTGCCGGTGGTCGCAGGTCTTCTGACCGTCGCTAAATGCGGTAGGATATTCTGGACCTTGGGAATAGCATATTTCCTCATATACGGTACCATAATGGTATTCCAAGGGACCACTTCAATAGCGTATTTCAAGAGTGATGTCTATGCGTTTGCTCTTGCAGCATGGTTCATAACCATGTTGGGAGTGGGCAAGATAATCAGTACGATAATCATTGGCCGTTTGACCAGTCGCAAGATAATAAAATCGAAGAAGAATGTGATGATCTTCGGTACGCTGATGTATGCTTTGATATGGGCGGTCATATGGTTGTTCGCGGGAGAATTCAACAGTGAGCCATTCTGGTTCACGATATGTACGCTGTTTGGTTTCTTCTCGGGATTCATGACATTGTCGTTCACACAGGTGAAGGAGTGGTTCCCAGTATCGATCTCAGGTACGGCGATATCGTTCATGAATGTCCTGTTGTTCTTAGGTGCTGCAGTGTTGACGGCAGTGGCAGGTATTGTACTGCATAAGGTGTACGTACTTTCCAACTATTCCACGCTCTGGGGTATCATGTTCGCAGCGTCGGTCGTTGCATTGTTATTGGTAATACTCTCCAGAGAGAAGAAGGATACCGACCACATGGTCACTCCTGTGGTAATGAAAAAAAAGAGTGATGTTTGA
- a CDS encoding DUF1743 domain-containing protein, translating into MQILKPDEVEKKYGKLFCKNFFTLVDEENGIGQIIEVCKARGPGQWDVVNRRRSGGVIENIRQDGMTLVMDVKLGRKELNFGPASSDIGGQGVSAMIVEGDTVRTTWSGIAGASIGVGACIPQCPDVIHAEYPDDFHIGGAHAVSLDIITPKMVRVIIGIDDTDTKEKGASWVVSMKMGELCPIGKFIEHRIIQLNPKVPNKTTNCCSTAVSFAVKEDNIPALVDYCKEFVKKESFSDDAVMTVFVGLKVPEGLERFGKDAKIRILSTEDAEKAAKQYNVQIIEVTGKRGVIGAVAAIGCFDMGEVAAGLPEDFDKGHVKKD; encoded by the coding sequence ATGCAAATATTGAAACCTGATGAAGTGGAAAAGAAATATGGAAAACTATTCTGTAAGAATTTCTTTACCTTGGTGGATGAGGAAAATGGAATAGGGCAGATAATAGAGGTCTGCAAGGCTCGCGGCCCTGGACAGTGGGATGTCGTGAACAGGAGACGTTCCGGCGGAGTAATAGAGAACATCCGTCAGGACGGGATGACGCTTGTCATGGATGTTAAGTTGGGCCGTAAGGAATTGAATTTCGGCCCAGCATCTTCAGATATCGGAGGTCAGGGCGTATCCGCAATGATCGTCGAAGGAGATACCGTGAGGACCACATGGTCTGGTATCGCAGGGGCCTCCATCGGTGTGGGTGCATGCATTCCGCAGTGTCCTGATGTGATTCATGCCGAGTATCCAGATGATTTCCATATCGGAGGGGCTCATGCGGTCAGTTTGGATATCATCACACCAAAGATGGTCAGGGTCATAATAGGTATTGACGATACTGACACAAAGGAAAAGGGAGCATCTTGGGTAGTTTCTATGAAAATGGGAGAATTGTGTCCGATAGGAAAATTCATTGAGCACAGGATAATACAATTGAATCCCAAAGTTCCGAACAAGACCACCAATTGTTGTTCTACGGCGGTCTCATTCGCTGTTAAGGAAGATAACATTCCAGCGCTTGTCGATTATTGCAAAGAGTTCGTCAAAAAGGAATCCTTCTCGGACGATGCCGTCATGACAGTATTCGTCGGTCTAAAGGTGCCAGAAGGTCTTGAGAGATTCGGGAAGGATGCAAAGATCAGGATCCTATCGACCGAGGATGCTGAGAAGGCTGCAAAGCAATACAATGTCCAGATAATCGAGGTCACGGGTAAAAGAGGCGTCATCGGTGCTGTAGCTGCCATCGGCTGTTTCGATATGGGAGAGGTTGCCGCCGGATTGCCGGAGGATTTTGACAAAGGTCATGTAAAGAAGGACTGA
- a CDS encoding TetR/AcrR family transcriptional regulator, whose protein sequence is MTKKDTKELLIETAMELLRDADDIDQVTVRDIVGKADVNISMVNYHFGSKEELIKTALIRLIEEKAQDMVITCSNMSDPRKALFDYLNDMSESILKTEKYTRAIMPSVLLKDPIAVPDYIVPFISECFQGRRSLQECRLIAYELITFFQVIFYRMKDFKAYTGFDITDKDIRSKLIADQLDIFIGRV, encoded by the coding sequence ATGACTAAAAAAGATACGAAAGAATTGCTAATAGAGACAGCAATGGAACTTTTGCGTGATGCAGATGATATTGACCAGGTCACAGTGAGAGACATTGTCGGTAAAGCTGACGTAAACATCTCAATGGTGAATTATCATTTTGGTTCTAAGGAGGAATTGATAAAAACAGCGCTTATCAGATTGATAGAAGAAAAAGCACAGGACATGGTCATAACGTGCAGTAATATGTCCGACCCCAGAAAGGCACTCTTTGATTATCTTAATGATATGTCAGAGTCTATTTTGAAGACCGAGAAATACACAAGAGCCATAATGCCCTCAGTACTGCTGAAGGATCCGATAGCGGTGCCTGATTATATCGTACCGTTCATATCCGAATGTTTTCAGGGTCGCAGGTCCTTACAGGAATGCAGGTTGATAGCTTACGAGTTGATAACTTTCTTTCAGGTAATATTCTATCGTATGAAGGATTTCAAAGCGTACACTGGCTTCGATATAACAGATAAGGACATCAGATCAAAATTGATCGCTGATCAATTGGATATTTTCATAGGTAGGGTTTGA
- a CDS encoding radical SAM protein, whose protein sequence is MENNELTQYFSRHSKALVLQTLSRSFSDPKEAAFLIRFGRSVKRANAIRERYETEGLHVPPFLISSVTTSCNLFCKGCYARANGICGKPMRPELSSEDWRNIFKEAEKMGVMFNILAGGEPLMRRDVITVAKDFREMVFPIFTNGTAIDSEYVELFDNNRNLIPIFSLEGGRESTDVRRGEGTFDTVVAKMQDLKDSGLFFGVSLTVTKDNMNEIMSKDFVDFIEQCGCSIVFYIEFVAAESCLSHLAPDGISRAFFDERLKELRDSNKKMIFMSFPGDEKGLGGCLGAGRGFFHINPYGDAEACPASPCSDVNVKEDGFEAVLRSRLFSELRSDGILAGYHEGGCALIEHKDQVSRIILESAEK, encoded by the coding sequence ATGGAGAACAATGAACTGACACAATATTTTAGCAGGCATTCTAAAGCTCTTGTTCTGCAGACCCTTTCAAGATCATTCAGCGATCCTAAGGAGGCAGCATTCCTCATAAGATTCGGTCGTTCTGTGAAAAGGGCAAATGCTATAAGGGAAAGATATGAAACGGAAGGGCTTCATGTTCCGCCGTTTCTCATCTCCAGTGTAACCACCTCATGTAATCTTTTTTGTAAAGGTTGTTATGCAAGAGCGAATGGTATATGCGGAAAGCCAATGAGGCCAGAATTGTCGTCTGAGGATTGGAGGAATATATTCAAAGAAGCAGAAAAAATGGGTGTCATGTTCAATATCCTGGCCGGAGGAGAACCATTGATGAGAAGGGATGTAATCACGGTAGCCAAGGACTTCAGAGAGATGGTCTTTCCGATATTCACGAATGGTACTGCGATAGATAGTGAATATGTCGAATTGTTCGATAATAACAGGAATCTGATACCCATATTCAGTTTGGAGGGTGGAAGAGAGAGTACAGATGTTCGTAGAGGTGAGGGTACCTTCGACACGGTGGTAGCCAAAATGCAGGATCTAAAGGATAGCGGACTTTTCTTCGGTGTTTCATTGACCGTGACAAAAGACAATATGAATGAGATAATGTCCAAGGATTTCGTGGATTTTATTGAACAATGTGGTTGTAGCATTGTATTCTACATCGAATTCGTAGCTGCGGAAAGTTGTCTTTCACATCTAGCCCCAGATGGTATTTCCCGTGCATTCTTTGATGAAAGGTTGAAAGAATTGAGAGATAGTAACAAAAAAATGATATTCATGTCATTTCCAGGCGATGAGAAGGGACTGGGTGGGTGTTTAGGTGCCGGAAGAGGATTCTTCCATATCAATCCATATGGAGATGCTGAGGCGTGTCCAGCTTCACCGTGCTCGGATGTCAATGTGAAGGAAGACGGATTTGAGGCCGTATTGAGGTCTCGTTTATTCTCTGAATTAAGATCAGACGGAATTCTAGCCGGATATCATGAAGGTGGATGTGCACTGATAGAGCATAAGGACCAGGTATCTCGTATAATCTTGGAAAGTGCGGAAAAATAA